The genomic DNA taacttaatttaagcctaaaataaaataatcttacTAAAGGGTCCATGCCTAATACTACATGAAGTTTATGAActcatttatttgtttaaaataccTACATGAACTAATTAAACGTGGCCGACATCAAAAATTGATCGGATCACCGAAAAAGGAAAAGgttaccttatatatatatcttcactACGTAACCCTAGCTTCacaattctcttctctctcaactTGCTCTCATTACGATTAAATTGcgacttcttcttctgtttctgaaTCTCTTCTGTTTTCGTTACAAAACATGAATGGTCCCGTTGTTCCCGAACTGAAATTTCGATCCAGCAAACTCTATCCATCACCATCACAAGTAAACTCAGTCCTCATCAACATCGACACCATACACGAAGTGATCTCCGTAAACCCAACGACAGGCAACAGAACCAGATGGTCCATTCCGATGTTACGACCTTTTCTCGTCGATATCAATCTCCGTAGTTGTAGTCCCCACTACATCCGGAGGCTTCTCCACGATAGATTCGTTAGCTACCCTCCTCAGATTTGTTTCTGCAATGCCTTAGCCTCAGATATCTCAGATCTTGCTATCAAGTTTGGTTTTGGCCACAACGGCTTTACCCTCACCATGAATTTCACGCTTACTTACAAGAGCACCGTCCGTGTTCGTAACGACGACGGATT from Camelina sativa cultivar DH55 chromosome 2, Cs, whole genome shotgun sequence includes the following:
- the LOC104748488 gene encoding uncharacterized protein LOC104748488 encodes the protein MNGPVVPELKFRSSKLYPSPSQVNSVLINIDTIHEVISVNPTTGNRTRWSIPMLRPFLVDINLRSCSPHYIRRLLHDRFVSYPPQICFCNALASDISDLAIKFGFGHNGFTLTMNFTLTYKSTVRVRNDDGLLGMVVRLGMMKAEDLMSLNMKTEPCSICLESLVSGSKPTEVTRMTTCSHVFHNHCLLEWLKRKNTCPLCRTVLYARSSF